The sequence CAGGGCACTGCTGTGTTCCTCACCGCGCGCTCCGACGCCGTGCCGCATGCGCTGTTGCACAACCTGCTGCATAACCAGGTACTGCACGAGCAAGTGGTGTTGCTGACGGTGGTCTACGAAGACATCCCGCGCGTACCGCCATCGCGGCGCTTCGAAGTCGAGGCCCACGGCGAAGGCTTCTTCCGGGTGATCCTGCACTTCGGCTTCACCGACGAGCCGGATGTGCCGCAGGCGCTGAAGCTGTGTCATCTGGATGATCTGGACTTCAGCCCGATGCGCACCACGTACTTCCTCAGCCGCGAAACGGTGATTGCCTCGAAACTTGAGGGCATGGCGCGTTGGCGTGAAGCGCTGTTTGCGTTCATGTTGAAGAATGCCAATGGGAACTTGAGGTTCTTTAATTTGCCGTTGAACCGGGTAATTGAGCTCGGCACGCAGGTAGAAATGTAAGCCTGGCCTCAACTGAAAAGCCCCCTTCGGCCTAGTGGCTGGCGGGGGCTTTTTTGTCGGCGGCAACTTCAGATCAAAAGATCGCAGCCTTCGGCAGCTCCTACATGGAATGCGAAACCTGTAGGAGCTGCCGAAGGCTGCGATCTTTTGATCTTCAAACCTCTACAAGCTTTCAGGCATCTCTGATTCAGACTCGGTCTTCGTCCGCGCAGGTCGTGGCATCAACGCCTGAATCACATCATCAATCAAGGCTTTGCCCATCACCGTCAGGTAATGCGCAGCCCAGGCATGGCGGTCGGTGTCTCTGATGAAGGCAGCGTCTTCTGCGAAGGATTTGGCGAGGGATAGCAGGTCGGAGGATTGCGACAAGGCATCGATGATCGGGATGCCGGAGCGGACGTTGAAGAACGCTTGATCCGCGTTGTAGAGGAAAGGGGTGAAGCCGATGGTTTTAAGATCAGATGGATTGTTCATTGTCAGGTCCCTTGATTTCGAGAGCTGCCGCATCCGATACCAAGCGAATGGGTGGCAGCTGTGCGCAGGTTGGTAAACCGGGGAACCAAGGAAACCGGCACGCTCGAAAGCGTCCCACACACAGCTGCCATAACACAGGGGCTCGGACGGGATTTCGCCTGAGTCGTGTCGGGTGCGCTGTTGCGCCTTATTCCACCGGGTTACCAAGCCCGATCGCTGAATGGGTCAACGACGTCCGGAGAGTATCCCGTCAAAAAACAGCGCAATAGAGCGGCAGAGCGTCCAAACACGAGTTTCGGAGTTTG comes from Pseudomonas sp. RU47 and encodes:
- a CDS encoding DUF3077 domain-containing protein yields the protein MNNPSDLKTIGFTPFLYNADQAFFNVRSGIPIIDALSQSSDLLSLAKSFAEDAAFIRDTDRHAWAAHYLTVMGKALIDDVIQALMPRPARTKTESESEMPESL